Proteins encoded by one window of Salvia splendens isolate huo1 chromosome 7, SspV2, whole genome shotgun sequence:
- the LOC121811042 gene encoding uncharacterized protein LOC121811042 isoform X1 — translation MEYDRIHKVQTAILSPSKLRMELMGSHHQKRSNSISSRTSPARMGDSEFAKDSLLAAENGDFGEEALNLEVSQVKSDGASKGDGNSLQSKELGAKDNGDASRFRMQLLSKGDTGNSSSVHPIRMCEDENLDYDSTSSFEFHKGERSLHHSITRSFSRPMSSKWNDAEKWIMNKKNVQSNISKKANIQNQVNRQPAAKMVRVVPEPSVKRVDFCQPASQGKFALMDDSNMPCTKSVTDETTADPAIRSVSMRDMGTEMTPVPSQEPSRSTTPVSPTTPIRSPMSSIPSTPRRGEQAPTPTEHSISNSTQNLAEHAKKELSEQEQKLKTRREIVALGVQLGKMNIAAWASKDETDNRDSGNEATDNDELTPTQYTKRAAAWEEAEEAKHGARYKREEIRIQAWESQQKARFDAEMKQIEAQIEQMKAQAQAKMVKKVAMARRKSEEKRALAEARKNRQAEKTALQAEYIRDTGRIPSSTFICCGWS, via the exons ATGGAGTACGATAGGATACACAAAGTTCAG ACTGCTATTTTATCTCCGAGTAAACTGAGGATGGAGCTTATGGGGTCACACCATCAAAAGAGATCAAACAGTATTTCCTCAAGAACATCTCCTGCTAGAATGGGAGATTCAGAGTTTGCCAAGGACAGCTTGTTGGCAGCCGAAAATGGGGATTTTGGAGAGGAAG CATTGAATTTAGAGGTTTCACAAGTTAAGTCTGATGGAGCTAGCAAAGGCGATGGGAATTCATTGCAGTCGAAGGAGCTCGGAGCAAAGGATAATGGTGATGCTAGTCGTTTTAGAATGCAGCTTCTTTCCAAGGGAGATACTGGTAATTCCAGTTCTGTCCACCCCATTAGAATGTGTGAGGATGAAAATCTTGATTATGATAGCACCTCGAGCTTTGAGTTCCATAAAGGGGAGAGGTCGCTGCACCATTCCATAACAAGATCGTTCTCGAGGCCAATGTCTTCGAAATGGAACGATGCAGAGAAGTGGATTATGAACAAGAAAAATGTGCAATCCAATATCTCAAAGAAGGCCAACATCCAAAATCAGGTGAACAGACAACCAGCTGCGAAAATGGTGAGAGTTGTGCCAGAGCCATCGGTGAAGCGTGTTGATTTTTGCCAACCTGCTTCGCAGGGGAAATTCGCATTGATGGATGATTCAAATATGCCTTGCACCAAGAGTGTAACAGACGAAACAACAG CAGATCCTGCCATACGATCAGTATCGATGAGAGACATGGGAACAGAAATGACTCCTGTTCCGAGCCAAGAGCCGTCAAGGAGTACTACACCGGTAAGTCCAACAACCCCAATTCGCAGCCCAATGTCTTCCATACCTTCTACTCCTCGGAGAGGGGAACAAGCACCCACACCAACGGAACATTCCATCAGCAATTCAACTCAGAACTTGGCCGAACATGCTAAGAAGGAATTGTCCGAGCAAGAGCAAAAGCTTAAAACGAGAAGGGAGATTGTGGCCTTGGGCGTTCAACTCGGTAAGATGAATATTGCTGCTTGGGCAAGCAAAGACGAGACTGATAATAGGGATTCTGGGAATGAAGCTACAGACAATGATGAGCTTACACCGACTCAGTATACAAAGCGCGCAGCTGCCTGGGAAGAAGCTGAGGAAGCTAAGCATGGTGCCAG ATATAAACGCGAAGAAATAAGAATTCAGGCATGGGAGAGTCAGCAGAAAGCAAGGTTTGATGCGGAAATGAAGCAGATAGAG GCCCAAATCGAGCAAATGAAAGCGCAGGCTCAAGCAAAGATGGTGAAGAAGGTAGCAATGGCAAGACGAAAATCGGAGGAGAAAAGAGCATTAGCTGAAGCTAGGAAAAACCGACAGGCTGAAAAAACTGCGTTGCAGGCAGAATACATACGCGACACGGGCCGTATCCCTTCTTCCACCTTCATCTGCTGTGGTTGGTCATAA
- the LOC121811042 gene encoding uncharacterized protein LOC121811042 isoform X2: protein MEYDRIHKVQTAILSPSKLRMELMGSHHQKRSNSISSRTSPARMGDSEFAKDSLLAAENGDFGEEALNLEVSQVKSDGASKGDGNSLQSKELGAKDNGDASRFRMQLLSKGDTGNSSSVHPIRMCEDENLDYDSTSSFEFHKGERSLHHSITRSFSRPMSSKWNDAEKWIMNKKNVQSNISKKANIQNQVNRQPAAKMVRVVPEPSVKRVDFCQPASQGKFALMDDSNMPCTKSVTDETTDPAIRSVSMRDMGTEMTPVPSQEPSRSTTPVSPTTPIRSPMSSIPSTPRRGEQAPTPTEHSISNSTQNLAEHAKKELSEQEQKLKTRREIVALGVQLGKMNIAAWASKDETDNRDSGNEATDNDELTPTQYTKRAAAWEEAEEAKHGARYKREEIRIQAWESQQKARFDAEMKQIEAQIEQMKAQAQAKMVKKVAMARRKSEEKRALAEARKNRQAEKTALQAEYIRDTGRIPSSTFICCGWS from the exons ATGGAGTACGATAGGATACACAAAGTTCAG ACTGCTATTTTATCTCCGAGTAAACTGAGGATGGAGCTTATGGGGTCACACCATCAAAAGAGATCAAACAGTATTTCCTCAAGAACATCTCCTGCTAGAATGGGAGATTCAGAGTTTGCCAAGGACAGCTTGTTGGCAGCCGAAAATGGGGATTTTGGAGAGGAAG CATTGAATTTAGAGGTTTCACAAGTTAAGTCTGATGGAGCTAGCAAAGGCGATGGGAATTCATTGCAGTCGAAGGAGCTCGGAGCAAAGGATAATGGTGATGCTAGTCGTTTTAGAATGCAGCTTCTTTCCAAGGGAGATACTGGTAATTCCAGTTCTGTCCACCCCATTAGAATGTGTGAGGATGAAAATCTTGATTATGATAGCACCTCGAGCTTTGAGTTCCATAAAGGGGAGAGGTCGCTGCACCATTCCATAACAAGATCGTTCTCGAGGCCAATGTCTTCGAAATGGAACGATGCAGAGAAGTGGATTATGAACAAGAAAAATGTGCAATCCAATATCTCAAAGAAGGCCAACATCCAAAATCAGGTGAACAGACAACCAGCTGCGAAAATGGTGAGAGTTGTGCCAGAGCCATCGGTGAAGCGTGTTGATTTTTGCCAACCTGCTTCGCAGGGGAAATTCGCATTGATGGATGATTCAAATATGCCTTGCACCAAGAGTGTAACAGACGAAACAACAG ATCCTGCCATACGATCAGTATCGATGAGAGACATGGGAACAGAAATGACTCCTGTTCCGAGCCAAGAGCCGTCAAGGAGTACTACACCGGTAAGTCCAACAACCCCAATTCGCAGCCCAATGTCTTCCATACCTTCTACTCCTCGGAGAGGGGAACAAGCACCCACACCAACGGAACATTCCATCAGCAATTCAACTCAGAACTTGGCCGAACATGCTAAGAAGGAATTGTCCGAGCAAGAGCAAAAGCTTAAAACGAGAAGGGAGATTGTGGCCTTGGGCGTTCAACTCGGTAAGATGAATATTGCTGCTTGGGCAAGCAAAGACGAGACTGATAATAGGGATTCTGGGAATGAAGCTACAGACAATGATGAGCTTACACCGACTCAGTATACAAAGCGCGCAGCTGCCTGGGAAGAAGCTGAGGAAGCTAAGCATGGTGCCAG ATATAAACGCGAAGAAATAAGAATTCAGGCATGGGAGAGTCAGCAGAAAGCAAGGTTTGATGCGGAAATGAAGCAGATAGAG GCCCAAATCGAGCAAATGAAAGCGCAGGCTCAAGCAAAGATGGTGAAGAAGGTAGCAATGGCAAGACGAAAATCGGAGGAGAAAAGAGCATTAGCTGAAGCTAGGAAAAACCGACAGGCTGAAAAAACTGCGTTGCAGGCAGAATACATACGCGACACGGGCCGTATCCCTTCTTCCACCTTCATCTGCTGTGGTTGGTCATAA